A window of Agrobacterium tumefaciens contains these coding sequences:
- a CDS encoding amino acid ABC transporter ATP-binding protein translates to MIEIENVRKSFGPLEVLKGINLTVNKGEVVTIIGGSGSGKSTLLTCINGLEPIDSGKIVIDGTEVHAKSTDLNKLRRKVGIVFQQWNAFPHLTVLENVMLAPRKVLGISKEKAEEIAVKQLTHVGLAEKLKVYPNRMSGGQQQRMAIARALAMSPEYMLFDEVTSALDPMLVGEVLDTLKMLADEGMTMICVTHEMAFARDVSNRVAFFHQGVMAEIGTPDQLFGAPQHPETQKFLASVR, encoded by the coding sequence ATGATTGAGATCGAAAACGTCCGCAAATCCTTCGGCCCGCTGGAGGTTCTGAAAGGGATCAACCTCACCGTCAACAAGGGCGAGGTGGTCACCATCATCGGCGGCTCCGGTTCCGGCAAGTCGACGCTGCTTACCTGCATCAACGGCCTTGAGCCGATCGACAGCGGCAAGATCGTCATCGACGGCACCGAGGTCCACGCCAAGTCGACCGACCTCAACAAACTGCGCCGCAAGGTCGGCATCGTCTTCCAGCAGTGGAACGCCTTTCCGCATCTGACGGTGCTTGAAAACGTCATGCTGGCGCCGCGCAAGGTGCTCGGGATTTCCAAAGAAAAGGCCGAGGAAATCGCAGTCAAACAGTTGACCCATGTCGGCCTTGCCGAAAAGCTGAAGGTCTACCCGAACCGCATGTCCGGCGGCCAGCAGCAGCGCATGGCGATTGCCCGCGCGCTCGCCATGTCGCCAGAATACATGCTGTTCGACGAAGTCACCTCCGCGCTCGATCCGATGCTGGTGGGCGAGGTGCTCGATACGCTGAAGATGCTGGCGGATGAGGGCATGACGATGATCTGCGTCACGCACGAAATGGCCTTCGCTCGTGATGTCTCGAACCGCGTGGCCTTCTTCCATCAGGGCGTGATGGCGGAAATCGGCACGCCGGATCAGCTCTTCGGCGCGCCGCAGCATCCTGAGACGCAGAAGTTCCTGGCGAGCGTTCGGTAA
- a CDS encoding NAD(P)/FAD-dependent oxidoreductase, which yields MPANDVIVIGAGVVGLSAAIAAQGRGLSVTVIDREGPAAGASAGNAGAFAFTDILPLASPGILWKAPKWLLDPLGPLSVPPSYALKITPWMLRFWRACAASKVEHSTVAQTALMDLSKAELEPFLKKTDTIAMLRKEGNLQVYESEAEFEASLPGWKARERHGIEFRHLNAEQMAEIQPGIAPRFSCGTFTPGWYSIADPKLYTLALADHFRTIGGRIECLDVASLRPLDDGVEVLSHDGRTRRAGKVVLAAGAFSHRIARSLGEKIPLETERGYNTTLPSGAFDLRTQVTFGGHGFVVTRLSSGIRVGGAVELGGLELPANFARSEALLTKAKAFLPGLKTEGGKQWMGFRPSLPDSLPAIGEAAHTARVIYAFGHGHLGLTQSAGTARIVADLLTGQKPAIDTGAFSPQRF from the coding sequence ATGCCTGCAAATGATGTCATCGTCATCGGGGCCGGCGTTGTCGGCCTCTCGGCGGCAATCGCGGCGCAGGGCCGCGGTCTTTCGGTTACCGTTATCGACCGCGAAGGACCGGCCGCAGGCGCTTCGGCTGGTAATGCAGGCGCATTTGCCTTTACCGATATTTTGCCGCTCGCATCGCCGGGCATCCTGTGGAAAGCACCAAAATGGCTGCTCGATCCGCTGGGTCCGCTCAGCGTCCCACCTTCTTACGCGTTGAAGATTACGCCGTGGATGCTCCGGTTCTGGCGGGCCTGTGCGGCATCGAAAGTCGAACATTCCACCGTCGCCCAGACGGCGCTGATGGACCTTTCCAAGGCAGAGCTGGAGCCGTTCCTCAAAAAGACGGACACGATTGCGATGCTGCGCAAGGAGGGGAACCTTCAGGTCTATGAAAGCGAGGCCGAATTCGAAGCCTCGCTTCCCGGCTGGAAGGCGCGCGAACGCCATGGCATCGAGTTCCGGCATCTGAACGCCGAACAGATGGCCGAGATACAGCCCGGCATCGCGCCGCGTTTTTCCTGCGGCACCTTTACGCCCGGCTGGTATTCCATCGCCGATCCCAAGCTTTATACGCTGGCGCTGGCCGACCACTTCCGCACCATTGGCGGCCGTATCGAATGCCTTGATGTCGCCTCGCTCCGACCCCTGGACGATGGCGTCGAGGTGTTGAGCCATGATGGCCGCACGCGCAGGGCAGGCAAGGTGGTGCTGGCGGCGGGGGCTTTCTCGCACCGCATCGCCCGTTCGCTCGGGGAAAAAATTCCGCTGGAAACGGAAAGGGGATATAATACCACCCTGCCGTCCGGCGCTTTCGACCTGCGCACGCAGGTCACCTTCGGTGGCCATGGTTTCGTCGTTACTCGTCTATCCTCCGGCATTCGCGTTGGCGGTGCGGTGGAACTCGGCGGACTGGAGCTTCCGGCCAATTTCGCCCGGTCCGAGGCGCTTTTGACCAAGGCGAAGGCTTTTCTGCCGGGCTTGAAAACGGAAGGCGGCAAGCAGTGGATGGGCTTTCGCCCCTCGTTGCCGGACAGCCTGCCGGCGATAGGTGAAGCAGCGCACACGGCGAGGGTGATTTATGCCTTTGGTCATGGCCATCTGGGGCTGACGCAATCCGCCGGCACCGCCCGCATCGTCGCCGATCTTCTGACGGGCCAAAAACCCGCGATCGATACAGGGGCATTTTCGCCGCAACGTTTCTAG
- a CDS encoding aconitase X, whose amino-acid sequence MSSTVSPTIALKANAILTGVAEGAVIATSEALSFWGGVDPATGKVIDVHHPLHGVCLTGGVLFMPTSRGSCTGSGVLLDLILTGRAPSALVFCEAEDVLTLGALVAAEMFEKALPVVRLDADNFDRFSRAAHVSINENTIEADGISLTIAPPATAHLDLEEDDGAMLDGRDGIAVRQAMRIIVAMAAQQGASALVNVTQGHIDGCIYASPANLTFAEKMADMGGKVRVATTMNAISVDKAHWRAQGVPEEFGDPAARLADAYVRMGCRPTFTCSPYLLDSAPGAGESIGWAESNAVIFANTVLGARTAKHPDFLDLCIAMTGRAPLSGVYLEENRRPQRIIDVALPAGIDDAFWPLVGYLAGKAAPDCIPLLRGLGSAMPSRDDLKALCAAFGTTSASPMLHIEGVTPEAELAPLETADTVTISLADMAAGWSLLNEGPEEVQLVAIGSPHASLEECRALAAAFNGRNRHADVAVIVTAGQQIIDAAKQDGTLQRLKDSGVQVLPDLCWCSISEPVFPTKTRALMTNSGKYAHYGPGLSGRAVRFGSLADCVDSALTGQAVSRLPSWLS is encoded by the coding sequence ATGTCTTCTACCGTTTCGCCAACCATCGCGCTTAAGGCAAACGCCATTCTGACGGGCGTTGCCGAGGGCGCGGTCATCGCTACGAGCGAGGCGCTGAGTTTCTGGGGTGGGGTCGATCCTGCTACCGGCAAGGTGATCGACGTTCACCACCCGTTGCATGGCGTCTGTCTCACCGGCGGCGTGCTGTTCATGCCGACCAGCCGCGGCTCATGCACAGGTTCGGGCGTTCTGCTTGATCTTATCCTCACCGGCCGTGCGCCCTCGGCGCTGGTTTTCTGTGAGGCTGAAGATGTTCTGACGCTCGGCGCGCTTGTGGCGGCGGAAATGTTCGAAAAGGCTTTGCCGGTCGTGCGTCTTGATGCGGATAATTTCGACCGCTTCTCGCGTGCCGCGCATGTCAGCATCAACGAGAACACCATTGAGGCCGACGGTATCTCGCTTACCATCGCGCCGCCGGCCACGGCCCATCTCGACCTTGAGGAGGACGATGGGGCAATGCTTGATGGTCGCGATGGTATCGCTGTACGGCAGGCCATGCGCATCATCGTCGCCATGGCCGCACAGCAGGGCGCATCGGCGCTTGTGAATGTAACGCAGGGCCATATCGATGGCTGTATCTATGCCAGTCCCGCCAACCTAACCTTTGCGGAAAAAATGGCTGACATGGGCGGCAAGGTGCGGGTGGCGACGACCATGAACGCCATTTCGGTGGACAAGGCGCATTGGCGGGCGCAAGGCGTGCCGGAGGAATTCGGCGATCCGGCCGCAAGGCTGGCGGATGCCTATGTGCGCATGGGCTGTCGTCCCACCTTCACGTGTTCGCCTTACCTGCTGGATAGCGCTCCAGGCGCCGGCGAATCGATTGGCTGGGCCGAATCGAATGCGGTGATTTTCGCCAATACGGTGCTCGGTGCCCGCACCGCAAAGCACCCGGATTTTCTCGATCTCTGCATTGCGATGACGGGCAGGGCGCCGCTTTCTGGGGTGTATCTCGAAGAAAACCGCCGCCCGCAGCGTATCATCGATGTGGCGTTGCCAGCTGGCATCGATGACGCCTTCTGGCCGCTCGTCGGCTATCTCGCCGGCAAGGCCGCGCCGGATTGCATTCCGCTGCTGCGCGGCCTCGGTTCCGCAATGCCCTCGCGGGATGATCTGAAAGCGCTTTGCGCCGCTTTCGGCACCACCTCCGCCTCGCCCATGCTGCATATCGAGGGGGTGACGCCGGAGGCGGAGCTTGCGCCGCTCGAAACCGCCGACACCGTAACCATTTCGCTCGCCGATATGGCCGCTGGGTGGTCGCTTCTGAACGAGGGGCCGGAAGAGGTGCAACTCGTTGCCATCGGTAGCCCTCATGCCTCGTTGGAAGAGTGCCGCGCCCTTGCCGCCGCGTTCAACGGCCGCAACCGCCATGCGGATGTCGCCGTCATCGTGACTGCCGGCCAGCAGATTATCGATGCGGCCAAACAGGATGGCACACTGCAACGTCTGAAAGATAGTGGCGTGCAGGTGCTGCCTGACCTTTGCTGGTGCTCGATTTCCGAGCCGGTTTTTCCGACGAAGACCCGTGCGCTCATGACCAATTCCGGCAAATACGCCCATTACGGCCCTGGTCTAAGCGGCCGCGCGGTGCGTTTCGGCAGCCTTGCCGATTGTGTCGACAGCGCGCTGACCGGCCAAGCCGTTTCCCGTCTTCCTTCCTGGCTTTCCTGA
- a CDS encoding trans-3-hydroxy-L-proline dehydratase, translated as MRSIKTVHVISAHAEGEVGDVIVGGVKPPPGETIWEQSRFIARDETLRNFVLNEPRGGVFRHVNLLVPPKHPDADAAFIIMEPEDTPPMSGSNSICVSTVLLDGGIVPMQEPETHMLLEAPGGLVKVRAECRNGKAERIFVQNLPSFAAKLDAELEVEGLGKLKVDTAYGGDSFVIVDAEAMGFSLKPEEAHEIARLGVRITNAANKALDFDHPENPDWKHFSFCLFAGKVERTAEGLRAGAAVAIQPGKVDRSPTGTALSARMAVLHARGEMKEGETLTAESLIGSTFTGRILGTTTVGDRSAILPEISGRGWITGIHQHMLDPSDPWPEGYRLTDTWGAR; from the coding sequence ATGCGCAGTATCAAGACCGTTCATGTCATCTCCGCCCATGCGGAAGGTGAAGTGGGAGATGTGATAGTTGGCGGGGTGAAGCCGCCGCCGGGTGAGACGATCTGGGAACAGAGCCGCTTCATCGCCCGTGATGAAACCCTGCGCAATTTCGTGCTGAATGAGCCGCGCGGCGGCGTCTTCCGCCACGTCAATCTGCTGGTGCCGCCGAAACATCCCGATGCGGATGCCGCCTTCATCATCATGGAGCCGGAAGATACGCCGCCCATGTCCGGCTCTAACTCAATCTGCGTGTCCACCGTGCTGCTGGATGGCGGCATCGTGCCGATGCAGGAGCCGGAAACCCATATGCTGCTGGAAGCACCGGGTGGGCTGGTGAAGGTGCGCGCGGAATGCCGTAACGGCAAGGCCGAACGCATTTTCGTGCAGAACCTACCGAGCTTTGCCGCGAAGCTCGATGCGGAACTTGAGGTCGAAGGTCTCGGTAAGTTGAAAGTGGATACCGCCTATGGCGGTGATAGTTTCGTCATTGTCGATGCCGAGGCGATGGGCTTCAGCCTGAAGCCGGAAGAGGCGCATGAGATCGCCCGCCTCGGTGTGCGCATCACCAATGCCGCCAACAAGGCTCTGGATTTCGACCATCCCGAAAACCCCGACTGGAAACATTTTTCCTTCTGCCTCTTCGCTGGCAAGGTAGAACGCACAGCCGAGGGCCTGCGGGCAGGGGCGGCCGTTGCCATCCAGCCGGGCAAGGTGGACCGCTCGCCGACCGGTACAGCGCTTTCGGCCCGCATGGCGGTGTTGCATGCACGCGGCGAAATGAAGGAAGGCGAAACGCTGACGGCGGAGTCGCTGATCGGCTCGACCTTCACGGGCCGTATCCTCGGAACCACAACAGTCGGCGACCGCTCGGCCATCCTGCCGGAAATCTCCGGCCGAGGCTGGATCACCGGAATACACCAGCACATGCTCGATCCGTCGGATCCATGGCCGGAGGGGTATCGGCTGACGGATACCTGGGGTGCGAGGTAA
- a CDS encoding LacI family DNA-binding transcriptional regulator has translation MSDVSKLAGVSKMTVSRVLADPALVSEETRQKVMKAIEKLGYVPDRIAGSLSSRRTNFITAILPTLTNSNFADSAQGMAKALRAADYQLLIGYTMYDLQEEERVIRTMMERRPDAIVVAGTVHTKMASEVLMRAGIPIVEIWDVPEHPIDHAVGFSNYEVGRTAAKHLISLGFKRIGALGSRADGDVKDWRGESRLLGFGAALREAGISDDLIIREGSAPVSYDHGAKTLGSLLTKAPDVEGIFAVSDISAVGALMECHRRGIAVPDQVSILGFGDFDIGRQCYPAISTIRVDAQMIGRKAGELLLSILEPEKDAAVPEGARVDVGFELIVRETTKRLAQ, from the coding sequence ATGAGCGACGTCTCGAAACTTGCGGGCGTCTCCAAGATGACCGTTTCGCGGGTGTTGGCCGATCCTGCCCTGGTGTCTGAAGAGACGCGCCAAAAAGTGATGAAGGCCATCGAGAAGCTTGGCTATGTGCCGGATCGAATCGCCGGTTCGCTCTCTTCCCGGCGCACTAATTTCATCACCGCTATCCTGCCAACACTCACCAACTCCAACTTCGCCGACAGCGCGCAGGGGATGGCCAAAGCGCTGCGCGCGGCCGATTATCAGTTGCTGATCGGTTATACGATGTATGACCTGCAGGAGGAGGAGCGCGTCATCCGCACCATGATGGAGCGCCGCCCTGATGCTATCGTCGTCGCCGGCACGGTGCACACCAAGATGGCGAGCGAAGTGTTGATGCGCGCCGGTATCCCGATCGTTGAAATCTGGGACGTGCCCGAACATCCGATCGACCACGCGGTCGGTTTTTCCAATTACGAAGTGGGAAGAACCGCCGCCAAACATCTGATATCGCTCGGCTTCAAGAGAATCGGCGCGCTCGGCTCCAGGGCCGATGGTGATGTGAAGGACTGGCGCGGCGAAAGCCGCTTGCTCGGTTTCGGGGCCGCCCTGCGCGAAGCCGGCATTTCCGACGATCTCATCATTCGTGAAGGCAGCGCGCCGGTCTCCTACGATCACGGGGCAAAGACGCTCGGTTCGCTGCTGACAAAGGCGCCGGATGTAGAAGGTATTTTCGCCGTCTCCGATATTTCCGCCGTTGGCGCGCTGATGGAGTGTCACCGCCGCGGCATTGCCGTGCCCGATCAGGTTTCCATTCTCGGCTTCGGAGATTTCGATATCGGCCGGCAATGTTATCCGGCGATTTCGACTATCCGGGTCGATGCGCAGATGATCGGTCGCAAGGCGGGCGAATTGCTGCTTTCGATCTTGGAGCCGGAAAAGGATGCTGCTGTTCCCGAAGGGGCACGAGTGGATGTCGGCTTCGAGCTGATCGTGCGGGAGACGACAAAGCGGCTGGCTCAGTGA
- a CDS encoding transporter substrate-binding domain-containing protein, with protein MSISRFLKNITVAVGVAAAALAASTSAHAVSLSEITARGKVKIGVLTGAPPMGMVDEKGNPSGYDVDVANLIGSYLSLPVELVPLTPPARIPALQTGKVDFLVATLAPTGERAKTVMFTQPYSAFNMDIISGKDQKFENLDSLKGKRVSVNRGSSQETALRKANIEGLEIVVYEDDSTSAQALLAGQVDAVALPSTVGEAIIKQRPEAGLQVGFTFFQQGNSMATKLEDFELRQWLNTSIYLMKMSGDLDRISVKWTGRPLPQLPSF; from the coding sequence ATGAGCATATCCAGATTTTTGAAAAACATTACCGTTGCCGTCGGTGTTGCCGCAGCGGCACTTGCCGCCAGCACATCCGCTCATGCTGTCTCGCTTAGCGAGATCACGGCGCGCGGCAAGGTCAAGATCGGCGTTCTGACCGGTGCACCGCCCATGGGCATGGTGGATGAGAAGGGCAATCCTTCCGGTTATGACGTCGATGTCGCCAATCTCATCGGTTCCTACCTGTCTCTGCCGGTCGAACTGGTGCCGTTGACGCCGCCGGCGCGTATTCCCGCGCTTCAGACCGGCAAGGTCGACTTCCTTGTCGCGACGCTCGCCCCGACCGGCGAACGCGCCAAGACCGTGATGTTCACGCAGCCTTACAGCGCCTTCAACATGGATATCATCTCCGGCAAGGACCAGAAGTTCGAAAATCTCGACAGCCTCAAGGGCAAGCGCGTTTCGGTCAATCGCGGTTCCTCGCAGGAAACCGCGCTGCGCAAGGCCAATATCGAAGGTCTGGAAATCGTTGTCTACGAGGACGATTCCACCAGCGCCCAGGCACTGCTTGCAGGTCAGGTCGATGCCGTGGCACTGCCCTCCACAGTCGGCGAGGCGATCATCAAACAGCGTCCGGAAGCCGGTCTGCAGGTTGGGTTCACCTTCTTCCAGCAGGGCAACTCCATGGCGACGAAGCTCGAGGATTTCGAGCTGCGCCAGTGGCTGAACACCTCCATCTATCTCATGAAGATGTCCGGCGATCTCGACCGCATCTCGGTCAAGTGGACCGGCCGTCCGCTGCCGCAATTGCCAAGCTTCTGA
- a CDS encoding amino acid ABC transporter permease, which yields MSYTFQFGALAQYQNEILNGIWLTIKLSVLSIVLGCAFGILLASLRSINGGIVRIIVDAYVEVIRNTPFLVQLFIVYFGLPGLGFRVGADTAALIGMTINLAAYSTEIIRAGIEAVHKSQIEAGEALGFTKYQIYRHVIIVPAIAKVYPSLCSQFVLMMLASSICSAISTHELAAAAAFVESQTYRSFEVYIVVTLIYLALALSLRLILALVGMWLFGRRVARKTITALPEVQS from the coding sequence ATGTCCTACACATTCCAATTCGGCGCACTCGCCCAATATCAGAATGAGATTCTGAACGGCATATGGCTGACGATCAAACTGTCGGTCCTCTCCATCGTGCTCGGCTGCGCTTTCGGCATTCTTCTCGCTTCGCTTCGCTCCATCAATGGCGGCATCGTCCGCATCATCGTGGACGCTTATGTCGAGGTGATCCGCAATACGCCGTTTCTCGTGCAACTGTTCATCGTCTATTTTGGCCTTCCGGGCCTGGGCTTTCGCGTCGGGGCGGATACCGCGGCGCTGATCGGCATGACGATCAATCTCGCGGCCTATTCGACGGAAATCATCCGCGCCGGCATCGAGGCGGTGCACAAGTCGCAGATCGAGGCGGGCGAGGCGCTGGGCTTCACCAAGTACCAGATCTATCGCCACGTCATCATCGTGCCTGCCATCGCCAAGGTCTATCCGTCGCTCTGCAGCCAGTTCGTGCTGATGATGCTGGCATCGAGCATATGTTCGGCCATTTCCACCCATGAGCTTGCGGCGGCCGCAGCCTTCGTGGAATCGCAAACCTATCGCTCCTTCGAGGTCTATATCGTCGTCACGCTCATCTATCTGGCGCTGGCGCTTTCGTTGCGGCTCATCCTTGCCCTTGTCGGCATGTGGCTGTTTGGCCGTCGTGTCGCCCGCAAGACGATAACCGCTTTGCCGGAGGTGCAGTCATGA
- a CDS encoding amino acid ABC transporter permease — translation MTLRTFGWNEFGFLLTALQWTVLLTIIALIGGGIVGFFIALARTSDSKLLRIAAGTYIQVIQGIPVLMILFLSYYGLSLAGLELPPLFAAGASMTIYTSGYLAEIWRGCIQAVPKQQWEASESLALTRAQQYGYVILPQAMRISLPPTVGFAVQVVKNTSIASIIGFVELARAGQLINNATFQPFRVFVAVAILYFIVCYPLSQLSRWLERRLHAGSNR, via the coding sequence ATGACCCTTAGAACTTTCGGCTGGAACGAATTCGGCTTCCTTTTGACCGCCCTGCAATGGACCGTGCTTCTGACGATCATTGCGCTGATCGGCGGCGGCATCGTCGGCTTCTTTATCGCTCTTGCCCGCACCTCGGACAGCAAGCTGCTGCGCATTGCCGCCGGCACCTATATCCAGGTCATTCAGGGGATTCCGGTGCTGATGATCCTGTTCCTGTCCTATTACGGCCTCAGCCTTGCCGGGCTGGAACTGCCGCCGCTTTTTGCCGCCGGCGCGTCGATGACCATCTATACGTCAGGTTATCTCGCCGAAATCTGGCGCGGCTGCATTCAGGCGGTGCCGAAGCAGCAATGGGAAGCGTCGGAATCACTCGCTCTCACCCGCGCCCAGCAATATGGCTACGTCATCCTGCCGCAGGCGATGCGGATTTCCCTGCCGCCGACCGTGGGTTTTGCCGTTCAGGTCGTCAAGAATACGTCCATCGCATCGATCATCGGTTTCGTCGAACTGGCAAGAGCAGGGCAGCTCATCAACAATGCCACGTTCCAGCCGTTCCGCGTCTTCGTCGCCGTGGCCATTCTTTATTTCATCGTCTGCTACCCGTTGTCCCAGCTGTCGCGTTGGCTGGAAAGGAGGCTTCATGCCGGAAGTAATCGTTGA
- a CDS encoding amino acid ABC transporter ATP-binding protein translates to MPEVIVENVHKSFGALEVLKGVSLSVGRGEVFALIGRSGSGKSTLLRCMNGLEKINSGRIEIAGHAIGEDAKALRKLRTDVGIVFQSYNLFPHLTVGENIMLAPRIVKDVPKSETKDIAREVLQLVGLSEKFDSYPDQLSGGQQQRVAIARSLAMRPKVMLFDEVTSALDPELTEEVLTVMENLAKDGMTMILVTHEMAFARRVATQTIFMHKGKIWEEGRSSELFANPQTPELRQFVKADVK, encoded by the coding sequence ATGCCGGAAGTAATCGTTGAAAACGTTCACAAGAGCTTTGGCGCTCTGGAAGTCCTCAAAGGCGTGTCGCTTTCGGTCGGCCGCGGTGAAGTCTTCGCCCTCATTGGCCGCTCGGGCTCGGGCAAGAGCACGCTTCTGCGCTGCATGAACGGGCTGGAAAAGATCAATTCCGGCCGCATAGAAATCGCCGGTCATGCGATCGGCGAAGATGCCAAGGCTCTGCGCAAGCTGCGCACCGACGTCGGCATCGTGTTCCAGAGCTACAATCTTTTCCCGCACCTGACGGTCGGCGAAAACATCATGCTGGCGCCGCGCATCGTCAAGGATGTGCCGAAATCGGAAACCAAGGATATCGCCCGCGAGGTCCTGCAGCTGGTCGGCCTTTCGGAGAAATTCGATTCCTATCCCGACCAGCTGTCCGGCGGCCAACAGCAGCGCGTGGCCATTGCCCGCTCGCTTGCCATGCGGCCGAAAGTGATGCTGTTCGACGAAGTGACCTCGGCGCTCGATCCCGAACTGACCGAGGAAGTGCTGACCGTGATGGAGAACCTCGCCAAGGACGGCATGACCATGATCCTCGTCACCCACGAAATGGCCTTCGCGCGCCGCGTGGCGACGCAAACCATCTTCATGCACAAGGGCAAGATCTGGGAAGAGGGTCGCTCGTCCGAGCTCTTTGCCAATCCGCAAACGCCGGAACTCCGGCAGTTCGTCAAGGCCGATGTGAAGTAG
- a CDS encoding 2-hydroxyacid dehydrogenase → MTTEILQLCPLIPALEEELAQRFTIHRLFEAADKAAFLASHGGAIRGVVTGGHIGLPADIAAALPSLEIVAINGVGFDKVDLAEARKRGFHVSNTPDVLTADVADLALGLILAQARKLPQADQYVRTGQWLKGDMGLSTRVAGRRYGIFGLGRIGQAIAKRLEGFDGKISYTARSRREVAYDYYGSIEDLAANCDVLIIAAAATAETRHVVNADVLRALGPQGILVNVARGSLVDEKALIEALSKGAIGGAALDVFEEEPRVPEALFAFDTVTLAPHVGSGTHQTRRAMADLVLANLDAHFAGQELPTPVV, encoded by the coding sequence ATGACCACTGAAATCCTGCAACTGTGCCCGCTCATCCCGGCACTGGAAGAAGAACTCGCGCAGCGCTTTACGATACATCGCCTGTTTGAAGCCGCAGACAAAGCTGCTTTCCTAGCCAGCCACGGCGGCGCAATCCGCGGCGTTGTCACTGGCGGCCATATCGGTCTGCCTGCGGATATAGCTGCTGCGCTCCCCAGCCTTGAAATTGTCGCCATTAATGGGGTGGGTTTCGACAAGGTCGATCTGGCTGAAGCCAGAAAACGGGGGTTTCATGTTTCCAATACGCCCGACGTGCTGACGGCGGATGTGGCTGACCTTGCGCTGGGCCTCATACTGGCACAGGCGCGAAAGCTGCCGCAGGCGGACCAATATGTCCGCACCGGTCAATGGCTGAAAGGCGACATGGGCCTTTCCACACGGGTGGCCGGTCGCCGCTACGGCATTTTCGGCCTTGGCCGCATCGGTCAGGCGATCGCAAAGCGGTTGGAGGGTTTTGACGGGAAGATATCCTACACCGCCAGAAGCCGACGTGAGGTCGCTTATGATTATTACGGCAGCATAGAGGACCTTGCTGCCAATTGCGACGTCCTCATCATCGCCGCCGCTGCCACCGCCGAAACACGGCACGTCGTCAATGCCGATGTGCTGAGGGCACTAGGGCCGCAGGGCATACTCGTCAACGTGGCGCGCGGTTCGCTGGTGGATGAGAAGGCGCTCATCGAGGCGCTATCGAAAGGCGCGATCGGCGGCGCGGCGCTGGATGTGTTCGAAGAAGAGCCGCGCGTGCCTGAAGCGCTGTTTGCCTTCGATACGGTCACCCTTGCTCCGCATGTCGGCAGCGGCACGCACCAAACCCGGCGTGCCATGGCAGATCTGGTTCTCGCCAATCTTGACGCGCATTTTGCCGGTCAGGAATTGCCGACCCCTGTCGTTTGA